In Bacteroidota bacterium, a single genomic region encodes these proteins:
- a CDS encoding choice-of-anchor L domain-containing protein: MKKQLSLLFTAVMLLIFTGKLHAQLIVNTSQTPLQMAQTIAGNGVKIINPTVVCGANGYGSYTSTSTNLNSPAGVILTSGLATDAIGPNNVGNKSVQVGTPGDVLLNSVSGRTTFDACVFEFDVIPEGDTLKFKYTFASEEYAEWVNSQFNDVFGFFISGPGIVGTKNIAIIPGGAPCTINTVNNGTTNTGPCTNCAYYFNNETPPGQTIQYDGFTKNLVAISAVTPCQTYHLKLVIADASDRKWDSGVFIEKIESNNVNVSYVTASLIPQMIEGCNPATVTFTRTPVNNKILNVPFSFGGTAIKNTDYTVSNAGTTVTFPANVATATFVLTPINDGITEGIETVKVYVGNPLCTGVPPTDSLLIEIHDSLYVTINPPKDSICPGQSVQLTATTAGLTASWSPTTNLSASNIKNPIASPTVTTTYTLTTTAGACSNIRRTNIKVSNIVLNPIVTNVLCNGANNGSIVLNPTGGLGTYSYSWSGPGVTVSSKDQTNKGPGSYSVTVTDAKGCSVSQNFTITQPGPLTGGLTSPTVTGGFNVACNGSTTGSITSNPSGGTAPYTFTWTGPGGFTSNAQSPSGLGAGTYCVTVSDVNGCTNGLGGQCITLTQPTGNLTATVSSSAPVSCFGLANGTATVTPTGGTTPYTYTWNSSPVQNTATATNLPPATYTITVRDVNACVATNTVTITQPTASLTASISAQTNVFCNGGATGTATVSPVGGTSPYTFTWSNGQNAATATGLTAGSYSVTVRDVRNCAVSVPVVITQPTSALSASITSQSNVLCKGLATGSATAAGSGGSGAYTYSWSNGQLTATASGLVAGTYSVNVFDNNGCTTPVNLSVTITEPAVVFNAVLGTKTNVFCKGACTGSATINASGGSGVYTYTWTTTPVQTGATASNLCAGSYQVTVRDANGCTSPVIINVSITEPTFAMGGTISNTNISCFGGNDGTVTVSPTGGSGIFDYSWSGPGGSFINNSPTASGLIAGTYTVQVFDRNGCTIPFTLQATVTQPSGTLGVSIPTHTDNTCFGGATGTATAVITGGSGSYTISWNTSPSQNGLTAVGLASGSYTVFVTDVNGCVTTVQASTTITQPASALNATTSQTNVFCKGGSTGVATVLASGGSGSYNYSWITGAATTASISGLTAGTYTVYVRDNNNCPTPEIRTITITEPNIALGGSITSSTDILCFGGNTGAATAQGSGGSGAYNYTWSNGQTGPNATNLAVGTYTVTIRDNNGCTNTVILSVIITQPNSALAAVINPSDITAVTCFGNTDGQIVVTASGGSGVYDYSWTGPGGPFVNNNALAANLVAGNYSVQVFDHNGCATPITRNATITQPTGTLFAVASSTNFNGFNIGCNGGTTTINLTVTGGNPAFTYTWSGPSTFVANTEDLNGVAAGLYDVIVNDSKGCSTSTSITLTQPSDDSLAFVMTATLCANGSKTGAIDITPFGGVSPYTYNWNGPSTVNVTTQDLSLLDNGSYTVIITDANGCKDTTAITVSQPSSLVTNHTNSTYPGGFQIQCNNGSNGFINTTTSGGTPPYSRTWTKTNPAGVIAATTANINSLLVGTYELLVTDQNGCIDNELIVMTEPDSITSNLSVSTTVTCSGTTTGCLSTSASGGVPPYNYSWSGPGAPFPSGSSICSIGAGNYTVTITDASGCSNPNPEHQIVVTEPATVVANASVQTAILCNGLPTGAISLAVTGGSAPYTFTWTGPNGFTSSTQDLVGVAAGLYSVTVNDTNFCSATTSITLTQPDPIHPVASIPNPNGFNIACFGGNTGNISLLVTGGTGAFSYNWSGPGAPFGNVATINNLVAGTYTVQIGDANGCFSSDTSFTLSQPTPVFVNDSVVTLAGCNGAAGGSIKAIASGGVGGYSYSWNTIPAQLSQVAINLVGGTYTAFVRDANNCPAQATAVIPTLPALDSTLVSSTITNVLCNGALTGAITVNVNGGLAPFNFAWTPNTIGNISNPSGLAAGSYSVVITDANNCGTTPIHFTIAQPTALNLNFTGITNVNCFGGVNGSIAASVSGGTGAYNYTWSGACIGCPNTSNLSGLSAGIYNLTVSDANGCTVSGVDSITQPVANLSATASSPVVNGGYNVTCNGASTGSISLVVNGGTAPYTFTWTASGFGPAFTQNLNGLKAKTYTVVVVDAKGCMTTTSINLTQPPLLVLNSTERTFIGGNNISCNGAQDGCIDATVSGGTPPYTYSWTGPNGYTSTAEDICNLFAGLYILTATDANGCEVFKAVTLTEPDPLAGSLAPSFFNGGWNIGCLGDTTGFISLTVSGGTSGYEFFWSNGDTTQDIFNLPAGGYNVLVTDPNGCEFRDSISLYEPPILLASIISPEFIGGWNISCFGNSDGVDSLDVQGGTPNYTYSWTGPNSFTSTNEDLSGLVAGIYIATITDDNGCVIVRTDTLIEPVALDLNLASATYIGGNNISCFGTASGSITSTVTGGTTLYSYTWTGPNVNNLHSTAIDSLVAGTYELIVNDTNGCSITKNIVLTQPTPIATQVVPVVVAGGFNITCTGTNTGAINLIDGGGTPPYTYSWTDSSGTVINTGANIDSLFAGTYTVLVADANGCDTTVTVTLTQPLELNDSIVAPGFIGGNNLQCNGDNSGSITISEVGGAGPFAHAWSGPAGYTSANDTLTGLAAGTYNVIITDANGCTKSDSITLTQPAALALALVPTVYVNGLNIRCFNDSSGVIIANISGGTQGYSFSWTGPNGFTATSKDLIGVIAGQYCLTVTDTNGCFITQCQTLTQPTSALSGSLLTPLLAGGFNVSCNGANDGSIFLTFSGGSPGFTIDWRGPNGFADSSSFAQASNDTLLNLFAGTYTVVMLDTNTCAFTDSITLTQPGNPIEGILTPFVYPGGNNVTCYGTSNGAIDLSVTGGVAPYTYSWSTGAVTQDVSGLSAAIYSVLITDSINCFKSYSDTLIQPDTITSLLSAQVYAGGYNITCKGHSNGAVSSTYTGGTIGFTFAWTGPNAFGATSQNISGIPAGSYCLVVKDTNGCASNSRCITLSEPNTLTLSEIHPPIDCSYLPSSIDLTVSGGTPAYTYSWSNGETSQDISGLLSGNYAVTVTDGNSCVATLAPVTIYIPDSIKINLSTISYPPANYNISNYGFSDGVITSIVSGGTPNYNYYWVNAEGTFASSNQNLNNLPKGVYILKITDAYNCVLSDTIELREPLELQMPSGFSPNGDGLNDDFYVHGLDIYPDNNIIVFNRWGNQVYTKDNYYRDWTGLSNNGESLPDGTYYVVLKIKNTDIILKGYVDLRRN; the protein is encoded by the coding sequence ATGAAAAAACAGCTATCTCTTTTATTCACGGCAGTTATGCTCCTTATTTTTACAGGAAAACTGCATGCACAGTTGATTGTAAATACTTCACAAACTCCGCTTCAGATGGCCCAAACTATTGCGGGTAATGGCGTAAAAATTATAAACCCCACAGTTGTTTGCGGAGCTAACGGATACGGAAGTTACACTTCAACATCCACCAATTTAAATTCTCCTGCCGGTGTTATTTTAACCTCCGGTTTGGCAACTGACGCAATAGGTCCAAATAATGTTGGCAACAAATCGGTGCAAGTGGGAACCCCTGGTGATGTGCTGTTAAATTCAGTGTCTGGAAGAACAACCTTCGATGCTTGTGTATTTGAATTTGATGTAATTCCGGAGGGCGATACCTTGAAGTTTAAATATACGTTTGCCTCAGAAGAATATGCGGAATGGGTGAATTCGCAATTTAACGATGTGTTTGGATTTTTCATTTCGGGTCCCGGAATTGTTGGTACAAAAAACATTGCCATCATCCCAGGAGGCGCTCCTTGTACCATCAATACAGTAAACAACGGAACAACAAATACCGGCCCTTGTACGAATTGTGCTTATTACTTCAACAATGAAACTCCTCCCGGTCAAACAATTCAATACGATGGATTCACAAAAAACTTGGTTGCAATTTCGGCTGTAACACCTTGTCAAACGTATCACTTAAAATTAGTAATCGCGGATGCATCCGACAGAAAGTGGGATTCAGGTGTGTTTATTGAAAAAATTGAAAGCAATAATGTGAATGTTTCTTATGTAACAGCTAGCTTGATTCCTCAAATGATTGAAGGCTGTAATCCTGCAACTGTAACATTTACACGCACACCGGTTAACAATAAAATTCTTAATGTACCATTTTCTTTCGGAGGAACTGCTATTAAGAACACGGATTATACCGTTAGCAATGCCGGAACAACTGTTACCTTTCCTGCAAACGTGGCAACCGCTACATTTGTGCTTACACCTATTAATGATGGAATAACAGAAGGTATTGAAACTGTAAAAGTTTATGTAGGGAATCCTTTGTGTACAGGTGTTCCTCCAACAGATAGTCTTTTAATTGAAATACATGATTCTCTGTATGTAACAATAAACCCCCCAAAAGATTCAATTTGTCCGGGACAATCCGTTCAGTTAACAGCAACTACCGCAGGACTTACAGCAAGCTGGAGCCCAACAACAAATTTAAGCGCCTCTAATATTAAAAACCCAATAGCTTCACCAACAGTAACAACGACATACACTTTGACCACTACAGCAGGCGCCTGCAGTAATATAAGGAGAACAAATATTAAAGTTAGTAACATAGTGCTAAACCCTATTGTTACTAATGTTCTTTGTAATGGCGCAAACAATGGGTCCATTGTATTGAATCCAACGGGTGGTTTAGGAACCTATTCATATAGCTGGTCAGGGCCTGGAGTAACAGTTTCTTCAAAAGATCAAACGAACAAAGGACCCGGTTCCTACAGTGTAACAGTAACCGATGCTAAAGGCTGTTCAGTTTCACAAAATTTTACGATAACCCAACCCGGGCCTCTCACAGGAGGATTAACATCCCCAACGGTTACAGGTGGATTTAACGTGGCATGTAATGGGTCTACAACCGGGTCTATTACAAGCAATCCTTCAGGAGGTACAGCTCCCTATACATTTACATGGACCGGACCGGGAGGCTTTACATCAAACGCACAAAGCCCAAGTGGATTAGGCGCAGGTACATATTGCGTCACGGTAAGTGATGTAAATGGATGTACAAATGGCTTAGGAGGGCAATGCATTACATTAACACAACCTACCGGAAATTTAACCGCAACGGTGAGTTCAAGTGCCCCGGTTTCCTGTTTCGGTTTGGCCAATGGTACAGCAACAGTTACTCCTACAGGAGGTACAACACCTTACACCTACACGTGGAATTCATCGCCGGTACAAAATACCGCAACAGCAACAAACCTGCCTCCAGCCACATATACAATTACGGTTCGTGATGTGAATGCTTGTGTGGCAACAAATACGGTTACCATCACTCAGCCAACAGCTTCGTTAACAGCATCCATTTCAGCACAAACAAATGTGTTTTGTAATGGAGGAGCAACCGGCACAGCAACAGTAAGCCCTGTAGGAGGTACCAGCCCTTACACATTCACTTGGAGCAATGGGCAAAATGCTGCCACAGCAACCGGATTAACAGCAGGTTCATACAGTGTTACAGTACGTGATGTTAGAAATTGTGCGGTTTCTGTTCCTGTGGTAATAACACAACCAACAAGTGCTTTATCAGCTTCCATTACCTCGCAAAGTAATGTGCTTTGTAAAGGTTTGGCAACCGGCTCTGCAACAGCAGCTGGTTCAGGAGGAAGTGGCGCTTATACCTACTCATGGAGCAACGGACAGCTTACCGCAACAGCTAGTGGTTTAGTTGCAGGAACCTATTCGGTTAATGTTTTTGATAACAATGGTTGTACTACACCGGTTAATTTATCAGTAACTATTACTGAACCCGCTGTTGTTTTTAATGCCGTTTTAGGAACAAAAACAAATGTGTTTTGCAAGGGAGCTTGCACAGGTTCCGCAACCATAAATGCGAGTGGAGGAAGTGGAGTTTATACTTATACATGGACAACCACACCGGTTCAAACAGGCGCTACTGCATCAAATCTATGTGCGGGAAGTTATCAAGTAACAGTGCGAGATGCCAATGGTTGCACAAGTCCAGTTATTATTAATGTGTCAATTACTGAACCCACATTTGCAATGGGTGGAACAATAAGTAACACAAATATTTCATGTTTTGGTGGCAACGATGGAACGGTTACGGTTTCGCCTACCGGTGGTAGTGGAATCTTTGATTATTCTTGGAGCGGACCAGGTGGTTCCTTTATTAACAACAGCCCTACCGCAAGCGGACTAATTGCTGGAACATATACAGTTCAAGTTTTTGACCGAAATGGGTGTACTATTCCTTTCACGCTTCAAGCAACAGTTACGCAACCAAGTGGAACCTTAGGAGTTAGTATTCCAACACATACCGATAATACTTGTTTTGGCGGAGCTACCGGAACAGCTACCGCTGTAATAACCGGTGGCAGCGGTAGCTATACCATTTCATGGAATACAAGCCCTTCTCAAAACGGCTTGACCGCGGTTGGATTGGCCAGTGGTTCTTATACCGTTTTTGTAACGGATGTAAATGGTTGTGTCACCACAGTTCAGGCATCTACAACAATTACACAGCCCGCATCGGCATTAAATGCAACCACTTCACAAACCAATGTTTTTTGCAAAGGCGGATCAACAGGGGTGGCAACAGTACTAGCATCCGGAGGAAGCGGTTCTTATAACTACTCTTGGATTACCGGCGCTGCAACAACAGCAAGTATAAGCGGGTTAACCGCAGGAACCTACACCGTTTATGTTCGTGATAATAATAATTGTCCCACACCGGAAATAAGAACTATTACCATAACAGAACCAAACATTGCACTTGGAGGTTCAATAACTTCTTCTACCGACATTCTTTGTTTTGGAGGAAACACCGGAGCTGCAACAGCACAAGGAAGTGGCGGAAGCGGAGCCTACAACTATACCTGGAGTAATGGACAAACCGGTCCAAATGCTACGAACTTAGCGGTTGGAACATACACGGTTACTATCCGTGATAATAATGGGTGTACTAATACAGTCATACTTTCTGTTATCATTACTCAACCCAACTCAGCATTGGCAGCAGTAATAAATCCAAGTGACATTACAGCTGTGACATGCTTTGGAAATACCGATGGTCAGATTGTTGTAACAGCTAGTGGTGGAAGTGGAGTATATGATTACTCTTGGACAGGACCCGGTGGACCTTTTGTAAATAACAATGCTCTTGCAGCAAATTTAGTTGCCGGAAACTATTCCGTGCAAGTTTTTGACCATAATGGGTGTGCTACACCAATTACCCGCAATGCAACTATAACGCAGCCTACCGGCACTTTATTTGCTGTTGCATCGTCTACCAATTTCAATGGATTTAACATTGGATGTAATGGGGGCACAACAACAATTAATTTAACCGTAACCGGAGGTAATCCAGCATTTACATACACTTGGAGTGGGCCAAGCACATTCGTGGCAAATACAGAAGATTTGAATGGCGTTGCAGCTGGCCTTTATGATGTGATTGTGAATGACTCAAAAGGATGCTCAACCTCAACCAGTATTACACTTACTCAACCCAGTGATGACTCATTAGCTTTTGTAATGACAGCAACTTTGTGCGCAAATGGATCTAAAACAGGAGCTATTGATATCACCCCTTTTGGAGGAGTCTCACCTTATACCTACAATTGGAATGGTCCAAGTACTGTGAATGTTACTACTCAGGATTTGAGCTTATTGGACAATGGATCCTATACGGTGATTATAACGGATGCAAATGGTTGTAAAGATACTACAGCAATTACCGTAAGCCAACCCAGTTCGCTTGTTACGAATCACACGAATTCAACCTATCCGGGAGGCTTTCAAATTCAGTGCAACAATGGAAGCAATGGCTTTATCAATACAACAACCTCAGGAGGTACTCCACCCTATTCCAGAACATGGACAAAAACAAATCCTGCGGGAGTAATAGCTGCAACAACAGCAAATATCAATAGTTTATTAGTTGGTACATACGAGCTTTTAGTTACCGATCAAAATGGTTGTATCGACAACGAATTGATTGTGATGACAGAACCGGATTCAATTACCTCAAACTTATCTGTTTCAACAACGGTTACCTGCAGCGGAACAACAACCGGTTGTTTAAGTACCTCTGCATCTGGCGGTGTTCCTCCATACAATTATTCCTGGTCGGGTCCCGGGGCACCATTCCCATCTGGAAGTTCTATTTGTAGTATAGGGGCGGGAAATTATACGGTAACCATTACGGATGCAAGCGGTTGTTCTAACCCTAATCCCGAGCATCAAATTGTAGTTACAGAACCTGCTACTGTTGTAGCAAATGCAAGTGTTCAAACAGCGATATTATGTAATGGTTTGCCCACAGGAGCAATAAGCCTTGCTGTTACCGGTGGTTCAGCACCCTATACATTCACATGGACAGGCCCTAATGGGTTCACATCAAGCACTCAAGACTTAGTTGGAGTGGCAGCCGGCTTATATTCGGTTACTGTAAATGATACTAATTTTTGTTCTGCAACCACAAGTATTACACTCACTCAACCCGACCCAATTCATCCTGTTGCAAGTATTCCCAATCCAAACGGATTTAACATTGCTTGCTTTGGTGGAAACACTGGAAACATTAGCTTACTAGTAACAGGTGGCACGGGTGCATTTTCTTACAATTGGTCTGGCCCCGGTGCTCCATTTGGAAACGTTGCGACGATTAATAATTTAGTTGCAGGCACCTATACTGTGCAAATTGGTGATGCGAATGGATGTTTTTCTTCCGACACCAGTTTTACACTTAGTCAACCCACACCGGTTTTTGTGAACGATTCAGTTGTTACTCTTGCAGGCTGTAACGGTGCTGCCGGAGGTAGCATTAAGGCAATTGCCTCTGGTGGAGTGGGCGGATATAGCTACAGCTGGAACACAATTCCTGCACAGTTAAGCCAAGTTGCAATAAATTTAGTTGGCGGTACCTACACTGCTTTTGTGCGTGATGCAAATAATTGCCCGGCGCAAGCAACTGCGGTAATTCCTACGTTGCCAGCATTAGACTCAACCTTGGTTTCATCCACAATAACAAATGTATTGTGTAATGGTGCCTTAACAGGGGCAATAACAGTTAATGTAAACGGTGGTTTGGCTCCTTTTAATTTTGCATGGACTCCGAACACCATTGGTAATATCTCAAATCCTTCAGGTTTAGCAGCTGGCTCTTATAGTGTAGTGATAACGGATGCTAACAATTGTGGAACAACTCCAATTCATTTTACAATAGCTCAACCCACCGCGCTTAACTTAAACTTCACAGGCATTACAAATGTAAATTGCTTTGGCGGAGTAAATGGTTCAATTGCAGCAAGTGTGAGCGGTGGAACAGGAGCTTACAATTACACCTGGTCTGGTGCGTGTATAGGTTGCCCTAACACATCCAACTTATCAGGCTTATCAGCCGGTATTTATAACTTAACCGTAAGCGATGCAAACGGGTGTACTGTTTCAGGGGTTGATTCCATTACTCAACCGGTTGCCAACTTAAGTGCAACAGCTTCTAGCCCGGTAGTAAATGGAGGATACAATGTAACTTGTAATGGTGCAAGTACAGGTAGTATTTCTTTGGTCGTAAATGGAGGTACAGCACCATACACATTTACCTGGACTGCGTCTGGTTTTGGTCCGGCATTTACTCAAAACTTGAATGGATTAAAAGCCAAAACATATACAGTTGTTGTTGTGGATGCTAAAGGGTGTATGACCACAACAAGTATAAACTTAACACAACCACCATTATTGGTGTTAAACTCTACTGAGCGAACATTTATTGGAGGAAACAATATATCCTGTAATGGTGCGCAAGATGGCTGTATTGATGCAACAGTAAGTGGAGGAACTCCTCCTTATACCTACTCTTGGACGGGTCCTAATGGATATACATCTACAGCAGAAGATATTTGCAATCTTTTTGCAGGCTTATATATTTTAACAGCAACGGATGCAAATGGTTGTGAAGTGTTTAAAGCTGTTACACTTACCGAGCCGGATCCTTTAGCAGGAAGTCTTGCTCCTTCGTTTTTTAATGGCGGTTGGAACATAGGTTGCCTCGGGGACACAACAGGTTTTATTTCGTTAACCGTGTCGGGAGGTACCTCCGGATATGAGTTTTTCTGGAGCAATGGAGACACCACTCAAGATATTTTTAACCTGCCTGCTGGTGGTTACAATGTATTGGTAACCGACCCCAATGGATGCGAATTCAGAGACAGCATAAGTTTGTATGAACCACCAATACTTTTAGCAAGCATTATAAGTCCTGAATTTATTGGCGGTTGGAATATCTCTTGCTTCGGAAATAGCGATGGAGTCGATTCTTTGGACGTACAAGGCGGTACTCCAAATTATACCTATAGTTGGACAGGCCCCAATTCTTTCACCTCCACGAATGAAGATTTATCGGGTCTGGTAGCCGGAATTTATATTGCCACCATAACGGATGATAATGGGTGTGTGATTGTAAGAACAGATACCTTAATCGAGCCAGTTGCCTTGGATCTAAATCTAGCTAGTGCAACATATATTGGCGGAAATAATATTTCATGTTTTGGAACGGCATCAGGCTCAATTACCTCAACTGTTACAGGGGGAACAACTCTTTATTCTTATACTTGGACAGGGCCCAATGTGAACAACCTACACAGCACCGCTATTGACTCTCTTGTTGCCGGTACTTATGAACTTATTGTGAACGACACAAATGGCTGCAGCATCACCAAAAATATTGTCCTCACACAACCCACCCCTATTGCAACTCAGGTTGTTCCGGTGGTGGTTGCAGGTGGATTTAATATAACTTGTACGGGAACAAACACAGGTGCAATTAACTTGATTGATGGCGGTGGAACACCTCCCTATACTTATTCATGGACAGACAGCTCTGGCACTGTAATTAATACGGGAGCAAATATTGATAGCCTATTTGCCGGAACCTACACTGTTCTTGTTGCGGATGCAAATGGATGCGATACAACTGTTACAGTAACGCTCACTCAACCACTTGAACTAAACGATAGCATTGTTGCACCGGGATTTATTGGTGGAAATAATTTGCAGTGCAATGGCGATAACAGTGGCTCAATTACCATTAGCGAAGTGGGCGGCGCCGGCCCATTTGCTCATGCTTGGTCGGGTCCTGCCGGCTATACTTCAGCAAATGACACACTTACAGGATTAGCTGCCGGAACATATAATGTGATAATTACAGATGCAAACGGGTGCACAAAATCAGACAGTATAACGCTTACTCAGCCGGCAGCCCTGGCTCTTGCTCTGGTACCAACGGTATATGTAAATGGATTAAATATTCGTTGCTTCAATGACTCTTCTGGTGTTATTATAGCAAATATTAGTGGCGGAACTCAAGGCTACAGCTTCTCATGGACCGGACCAAATGGATTTACTGCAACAAGCAAGGATCTAATTGGTGTAATTGCCGGCCAATATTGCCTTACTGTAACCGATACCAACGGGTGCTTTATTACGCAATGCCAAACACTTACTCAGCCGACCTCGGCGCTTTCCGGGTCCCTACTTACCCCTCTGCTGGCAGGCGGTTTTAATGTAAGCTGCAACGGAGCAAACGATGGCTCAATTTTCTTAACTTTTTCAGGTGGTTCACCTGGTTTTACTATTGATTGGAGAGGTCCTAATGGTTTTGCCGACTCATCCAGTTTTGCACAAGCATCAAATGATACCCTCCTCAATTTGTTTGCAGGAACCTATACTGTGGTAATGCTTGATACGAACACTTGTGCTTTTACGGATTCAATTACCTTAACGCAACCAGGGAATCCAATCGAAGGTATTTTGACACCATTTGTATATCCAGGTGGTAATAATGTTACCTGCTATGGTACGAGCAATGGAGCAATCGACTTAAGTGTTACCGGAGGTGTGGCACCATATACGTATAGCTGGAGTACCGGTGCGGTTACTCAAGATGTCTCTGGTTTGTCGGCGGCAATCTACTCGGTGCTCATTACCGATAGCATAAATTGCTTTAAATCGTACTCTGATACCTTGATTCAACCAGACACGATTACATCACTTTTAAGTGCGCAAGTATATGCAGGAGGCTACAACATTACATGTAAAGGACATAGCAATGGAGCAGTAAGTTCAACCTACACAGGAGGTACAATTGGTTTTACTTTTGCTTGGACTGGACCAAATGCTTTCGGTGCAACATCACAAAACATCAGTGGAATCCCGGCGGGTAGCTACTGTCTGGTTGTTAAAGATACAAACGGATGTGCAAGCAACTCCAGGTGTATTACGCTATCAGAGCCAAATACTTTAACACTTTCTGAAATACACCCGCCAATTGATTGTTCATACCTTCCATCTTCAATTGATTTAACTGTAAGTGGAGGAACTCCTGCCTATACATATAGTTGGAGCAATGGAGAAACTAGCCAAGATATTAGTGGATTGTTAAGTGGTAACTATGCTGTAACAGTTACAGATGGAAATTCTTGTGTGGCAACTTTGGCACCGGTTACTATTTATATTCCGGATTCAATCAAAATCAACTTAAGCACAATCTCCTATCCTCCGGCAAACTATAACATAAGCAATTATGGATTTAGCGATGGTGTTATTACATCCATTGTGAGCGGCGGAACTCCTAATTACAATTACTATTGGGTGAATGCCGAAGGTACTTTTGCAAGCTCCAACCAAAATCTAAACAATTTACCCAAAGGTGTGTACATCCTTAAAATTACGGATGCGTACAATTGCGTATTAAGCGATACAATCGAATTACGTGAGCCGCTCGAACTGCAAATGCCAAGTGGCTTTTCACCTAATGGAGATGGTTTAAACGATGATTTTTATGTGCACGGATTAGATATTTATCCGGACAACAACATCATCGTATTTAACCGTTGGGGAAATCAAGTGTATACAAAAGATAACTACTATCGTGATTGGACTGGGCTCAGCAACAATGGAGAATCGCTTCCTGATGGTACCTACTATGTTGTTTTAAAAATTAAAAACACAGATATTATCCTGAAAGGGTATGTGGATTTAAGAAGAAATTAA
- a CDS encoding type IX secretion system membrane protein PorP/SprF has product MKSILNQHRLTVLLFQSRKLFLALLLLCGVAETKAQQDIMISQYMFNGLFVNPGYAGSHKYYSASLIHRRQWEGFSGAPKTSIVSLDGPIKDRHMGIGGIIAHDKIGVTKQTDLLATYSYYIKLGPGKLSFGAKGGVSNYTSTVSDLTVWDQDDKVFANNKKSAWLPKFGAGAYYYTQKLYAGIAIPTLLAYDSQNNFNLDVTKSSFVRRHYFINAGYVFSVNDQVKIKPSVLLKYQKAAPLEGDINVNVFLNDIFCIGASYRTGDAILAIVEYQINNRFRVGYSFDYTTSKLSKFNSGSHEIMLSYDFGEDIIKMKTPRYF; this is encoded by the coding sequence ATGAAATCAATCCTTAACCAACACCGGCTTACTGTGCTGCTTTTTCAGAGCAGAAAACTTTTTCTAGCCCTCCTGCTCTTATGCGGAGTAGCAGAAACAAAAGCGCAGCAGGATATTATGATTAGTCAATATATGTTTAATGGCTTATTCGTAAATCCCGGATATGCCGGTAGCCATAAATACTATAGTGCAAGTCTTATTCACCGTCGACAATGGGAGGGTTTTAGCGGGGCACCAAAAACAAGCATAGTTTCATTGGATGGACCAATTAAGGACCGACACATGGGAATTGGGGGAATTATTGCCCACGATAAAATTGGGGTCACCAAACAAACCGATTTATTAGCAACCTATTCTTACTACATTAAGTTGGGTCCCGGAAAATTATCTTTCGGTGCAAAAGGAGGAGTTTCAAACTACACCTCTACTGTTTCTGACCTAACTGTTTGGGATCAAGACGATAAAGTTTTCGCCAACAATAAAAAAAGTGCATGGCTTCCTAAATTCGGTGCCGGCGCATATTATTACACACAAAAATTGTATGCAGGCATTGCAATTCCCACCTTGCTTGCGTATGATTCTCAAAATAATTTCAACTTGGACGTTACAAAATCTTCCTTTGTTAGACGACATTATTTTATCAATGCCGGATACGTTTTTTCAGTTAATGACCAAGTAAAAATTAAGCCCTCTGTGCTATTAAAATATCAAAAAGCTGCTCCTCTGGAAGGGGATATAAATGTAAATGTATTTTTAAATGACATATTTTGTATAGGTGCCTCCTACCGAACCGGAGACGCTATTTTGGCTATTGTTGAATATCAAATTAACAATCGTTTCAGAGTGGGTTACTCTTTCGACTATACCACCTCTAAACTGAGTAAATTTAACTCAGGCTCTCACGAGATTATGCTCTCTTATGACTTTGGTGAAGACATCATAAAAATGAAAACCCCGCGCTATTTCTAA